In Mytilus edulis chromosome 6, xbMytEdul2.2, whole genome shotgun sequence, the following proteins share a genomic window:
- the LOC139526299 gene encoding uncharacterized protein → MQEPLEEIRRLHTSINMAKPNQPQQQNKPRYNKPRPNYRQGQGYQQQHAFVPQQQYIQQQPVVYNGQQYSQPMPAAVQNPYHQQQQQQQQDDGSCENCGMFCGTNCPARNKECFNCHKIGHYGRKCRGSQKSGQNPPFHR, encoded by the coding sequence ATGCAGGAACCATTAGAGGAAATTAGAAGACTACATACCTCGATTAACATGGCAAAACCAAACCAGCCTCAACAACAGAACAAACCCAGGTACAACAAACCAAGACCAAACTATCGACAAGGACAGGGTTACCAACAACAACACGCTTTTGTACCGCAACAACAGTACATTCAACAACAGCCAGTAGTGTATAATGGACAACAGTACAGCCAACCAATGCCAGCAGCAGTACAGAATCCATATCACCAGCagcagcaacaacaacaacaagatgATGGTTCATGTGAAAATTGTGGTATGTTTTGTGGTACTAATTGCCCAGCAAgaaataaagagtgttttaattGTCATAAGATAGGGCATTATGGTCGTAAATGCAGAGGTTCACAAAAATCTGGTCAAAACCCCCCTTTTCACCGCTAG